The proteins below are encoded in one region of Puntigrus tetrazona isolate hp1 chromosome 5, ASM1883169v1, whole genome shotgun sequence:
- the LOC122346182 gene encoding piwi-like protein 2, which produces MDPKRPPFPGPPGVTRMPWMPSAGDQGPSPDQPSLGRARGLVLPKDEPLPGRSRVPGEVPVRFGSAITVRQPAVGVSRGVRLPTDAGGFGRARGFLLPGFGMGRGAPVGPVPTPDIKKADVREKRPVLQTEVTPAIAQIAAPGPGSSLMSMFRGLGIEPGKTWGRGATPVGRGAAGDLGTDVQSADRSDSEREESGLEESFSFLGRGFVGVGRAALPHIGVGRGRLARRAPFLPLRPRSLKKHRFLQERPRKLKEPLQKTGTKGSPVSIGSNYIPICCKNEAVFQYHVTFTPNIESLSMRFGMMKEHRSTTGEVVAFDGSILYLPKRLEEVVHLKAERKTDNQEIDIKIQLTKILPPSSDLCIPFYNVVLRRVMKLLGLKLVGRNHYDPNAVVILGKHRLQVWPGYSTSIKHTDGGLYLVVDVSHKVLRNDSVLDVMNLIYQGSRESFQTSARRSLWARSPSRRYNNRISTVIDDIEWSKSPKDTFTLADGTVTTFVDYYRKNYGIAVKELDQPLLIHRPKERSRPGGKVMTGEILLLPELSFMTGIPEKMRKDFRAMRVQIRSDRTSTWGAEQHTRSLKQLLHNINSSNEALSELGRWGLGVSQEILVTQGRTLPNETICLHSASFISDASGVDWSRGGSRPLYQHLLRFSCICLLLALGQVPLNCWAVFYPRRATDQAEELVTTFTKVAGPMGIKIERPIRSGAHGTIVTETFIKSIHSQLTSEALIPRLSTFGPSLSQRQKLQSIGRQKILLQINCKLGGELWTGERLLWVTFQMPLRGDNQQLQGLSADGPVKYYAAISRRRSRLHFPEKIVIYRDGVSDGQPKTVELYDPQVLKCFETIPTTIRLAFIVVQKRISTTLYSCGSDQFARPRRNRPGPHRYQQRLVGVQEPLQSD; this is translated from the exons ATGGATCCGAAGCGACCCCCCTTTCCGGGGCCCCCAGGGGTCACCCGCATGCCGTGGATGCCGTCTGCAGGAGATCAGGGGCCGTCGCCCGACCAGCCCTCATTGGGACGAGCCAGAGGTCTGGTTCTGCCTAAAGATGAACCTCTTCCCGGACGAAGTAGAGTACCTGGAGAAGTGCCTGTACGGTTTGGGAGCGCCATCACTGTAAGACAGCCTGCGGTGGGCGTTTCTAGAGGTGTGCGATTACCGACGGACGCCGGAGGTTTCGGAAGAGCCCGAGGGTTTCTGCTGCCCGGTTTTGGGATGGGCAGAGGGGCTCCTGTGGGGCCTGTGCCTACGCCGGACATCAAAAAAGCAGACGTACGGGAGAAGAGGCCTGTGCTGCAAACAGAGGTGACTCCAGCGATTGCTCAG ATTGCGGCTCCTGGGCCGGGGTCATCGCTGATGTCCATGTTCAGGGGCCTGGGCATTGAACCGGGAAAGACATGGGGGAGAGGAGCCACGCCTGTTG GACGGGGGGCAGCAGGCGACTTGGGGACGGACGTCCAGTCGGCCGACCGCTCTGACTCGGAAAGGGAAGAATCGGGCTTAGAAGAATCCTTTAG tTTCCTGGGCAGAGGATTTGTTGGCGTTGGCCGAGCCGCGTTGCCTCATATAGGTGTAGGTCGTGGGCGATTGGCCCGTCGGGCCCCGTTTCTCCCGTTGCGGCCCCGGTCTCTGAAGAAGCACCGGTTCCTCCAGGAACGCCCCCGAAAGTTGAA GGAGCCTCTGCAGAAAACCGGAACAAAAGGCAGTCCTGTATCCATCGGGTCAAACTACATCCCCATCTGCTGCAAAAATGAAGCTGTGTTTCAGTACCATGTTACTTTCAC GCCGAACATTGAGTCTCTGAGTATGCGCTTCGGTATGATGAAGGAGCACCGGTCTACGACGGGGGAGGTGGTGGCCTTTGATGGATCCATCCTCTATCTGCCGAAACGTCTTGAAGAG GTTGTTCATCTTAAAGCCGAGAGGAAAACCGACAATCAAGAGATCGACATTAAGATCCAGCTGACGAAGATTCTGCCGCCCAGCTCTGATCTGTGCATCCCGTTCTACAACGTGGTCCTAAGGAG AGTGATGAAATTACTGGGGCTGAAGCTGGTGGGCAGAAACCATTACGACCCCAACGCCGTTGTGATTCTCGGCAAACACAG GCTTCAGGTGTGGCCTGGATACTCCACCAGCATCAAGCACACCGATGGAGGCCTCTACCTCGTCGTGGACGTCTCGCATAAGGTGCTGCGAAACGACTCGGTGCTCGATGTCAT GAATCTGATTTACCAGGGAAGCCGTGAGAGCTTTCAGACGAGTGCACGGCGGAGTTTGTGGGCTCGATCGCCATCACGCCGCTATAACAACCGCATTTCTACCGTGATCGACGACATCGAGTGGTCCAAGTCTCCCAAAGACACCTTCACCTTGGCTGATGGGACCGTCACCACGTTTGTGGATTACTACAG GAAGAACTATGGCATCGCCGTAAAGGAGCTGGACCAACCGCTGCTCATCCATCGTCCCAAAGAGAGGTCCAGACCTGGAGGAAAG GTCATGACGGGTGAAATCCTGCTGCTCCCGGAGCTCTCCTTCATGACCGGCATCCCCGAGAAGATGAGGAAGGACTTCAGAGCCATGAGGGTACAAATCA GATCTGACCGCACATCAACGTGGGGAGCCGAGCAGCACACCCGGAGCCTCAAGCAGCTGCTGCACAACATCAACAGCAGTAACGAAGCGCTCTCAGAGCTGGGTCGCTGGGGCCTCGGCGTCAGCCAGGAGATTCTAGTG ACTCAAGGAAGAACTCTGCCCAACGAGACCATCTGCTTGCATTCAGCTTCTTTTATCAGTGACGCCTCCGGCGTAGACTGGTCCAGAGGTGGTTCGAGACCCCTCTATCAGCACC TTCTTCGGTTCTCCTGTATCTGTCTCCTGCTTGCTCTCGGTCAGGTTCCTCTGAACTGCTGGGCTGTTTTCTATCCCCGGCGGGCGACCGATCAGGCAGAGGAGCTGGTGACTACTTTTACTAAGGTGGCCGGACCAATGGGCATCAAAATTGAGCGGCCCATCCGCAGTGGAGCTCACGGGACGATCGTAACCGAGACCTTCATCAAGAGCATTCACTCTCAACTCACCAGCGAG GCTCTTATTCCCAGGTTATCAACGTTCGGACCATCTCTCAGCCAGAGGCAGAAGCTCCAGAGCATCGGCCGTCAGAAGATCCTTCTGCAGATTAACTGCAAGCTGGGAGGAGAGCTGTGGACGGGTGAACGCCTCCTCTG GGTTACCTTCCAGATGCCTCTACGAGGAGATAATCAGCAGCTTCAGGGTCTGTCTGCTGATGGCCCTGTGAAATACTACGCAG CCATTTCTCGCCGCCGGAGTAGACTACACTTCCCCGAGAAGATCGTCATCTATCGCGACGGCGTGTCTGACGGACAGCCCAAGACGGTGGAGCTTTACGATCCTCAGGTCCTGAAGTGCTTCGAGACCATCCCAACTACGATCCGGCTGGCTTTCATCGTGGTGCAGAAGAGGATCAGCACCACCCTGTACTCCTGCGGATCTGACCAGTTCGCACGCCCTCGCCGGAACCGTCCTGGACCACACCGCTACCAACAGAGACTGGTCGGTGTCCAAGAGCCGCTTCAGAGCGACTGA